Proteins encoded together in one Proteiniborus ethanoligenes window:
- a CDS encoding TPM domain-containing protein, which yields MKKNIFSICFLLIISMLLFNPIAYGSEIKLPEPSKEFYVYDEANIIDNHLENYIININQQLYSQTGSQIVVASLKSLDGNSEQEVAVRLFRKWGIGNKEKNNGILMLIAPNEKRLWIEIGYGLEGALPDGKVGEIRDKHIFPYFKEEDYNTGILKGFDAILFEVAKEYNIENNFQSSNFQNNYEYNEEYGFSSNGVKPILMIIGIIVFLIIDFKFFGGMLTMMLLRSSTRGGRGGFRGGGRGGGGSRGGGGSSGGGGAGGGW from the coding sequence ATGAAAAAAAACATATTTAGTATTTGTTTTTTGTTGATAATTTCCATGCTTTTATTTAATCCAATTGCATATGGAAGTGAAATTAAATTACCTGAACCAAGTAAAGAATTTTACGTTTATGATGAAGCAAATATAATAGACAATCATTTAGAGAATTACATTATAAATATAAACCAACAGCTTTATAGTCAAACTGGATCACAAATAGTAGTAGCTTCATTAAAGTCTCTAGATGGAAATAGTGAACAAGAAGTAGCAGTAAGACTTTTTAGAAAATGGGGAATCGGTAATAAGGAAAAAAATAATGGTATACTAATGCTAATAGCTCCAAATGAAAAAAGGTTATGGATAGAAATAGGATATGGACTAGAAGGAGCCTTACCCGATGGAAAGGTAGGAGAAATACGAGATAAACATATATTTCCCTATTTTAAAGAGGAAGATTATAATACAGGAATACTAAAAGGGTTTGATGCTATATTATTTGAAGTAGCTAAAGAGTATAATATAGAAAATAATTTTCAAAGCTCAAATTTTCAAAACAATTATGAATATAATGAAGAATATGGCTTTAGCTCGAATGGCGTAAAACCAATCCTAATGATTATAGGAATAATAGTATTTCTAATAATTGATTTTAAGTTCTTTGGTGGTATGCTCACAATGATGCTACTTCGTTCTTCTACTAGAGGAGGTAGGGGAGGATTTAGAGGTGGCGGTCGAGGAGGAGGAGGTAGCCGAGGAGGTGGTGGCTCCTCTGGAGGTGGTGGCGCTGGAGGCGGTTGGTAA
- a CDS encoding LemA family protein has protein sequence MKKGLMVLVIVLAIIIAFGFSIAGSYNGLVRLDEEVNAKWAQVENQLKRRADLIPNLVSTVKGFAAQEENVLLGVTEARSRLETARTPGEFAQADAQLTTALDRLNVVVESYPDLKSNENFIRLQDELAGTENRIAVSRMDYNESAKTFNSKVRSFPTNIMAGIFRFEQKEYFEINEQDKEVPKVEF, from the coding sequence ATGAAAAAAGGTTTAATGGTGCTAGTTATTGTTCTAGCAATAATAATAGCATTTGGTTTTAGTATTGCAGGTAGCTACAATGGTCTAGTAAGATTAGATGAAGAAGTAAATGCTAAATGGGCTCAAGTTGAGAATCAGTTAAAAAGAAGGGCAGACTTAATACCTAACTTAGTAAGTACAGTAAAGGGATTCGCAGCACAAGAAGAAAATGTTTTATTAGGAGTAACTGAAGCAAGAAGCAGGCTTGAAACAGCTAGAACGCCTGGAGAATTTGCACAAGCAGATGCCCAGCTTACAACTGCCTTAGACAGACTCAATGTAGTTGTAGAATCATATCCAGATCTAAAGTCAAATGAAAATTTTATTAGATTGCAGGATGAATTAGCAGGTACTGAGAACAGAATTGCAGTATCAAGGATGGACTATAATGAATCAGCAAAAACATTTAATAGCAAGGTAAGAAGTTTTCCAACAAATATTATGGCCGGTATTTTTAGATTTGAGCAAAAAGAATATTTCGAAATTAATGAGCAAGATAAAGAAGTGCCAAAAGTTGAATTTTAG
- the thiI gene encoding tRNA uracil 4-sulfurtransferase ThiI: protein MNKVLSVSFGEIALKGKNRFYFENRLIRNIKNILNEIGENKVYKEQSKIYIEIENDYIDEAIRKLRRIFGIVNISPCYRIEKDIDEIMKSSLETLEEARKLKGIKTFKVDVNRADKRFEPNSVELAREVGAYILKNSEGFTVDVHNPDAYVHIDIRTNCYIYTDKIKAYGGLPVGTNGKGLLLLSGGIDSPVAGFLIAKRGVEISAVHYHSYPFTSERAEEKVKTLAKILTRYCGRIKLFSVNILDIQKEINAKCPEDEMTIISRRFMMRIAEKIALKEEIDALITGESLGQVASQTIKGINVTNSSVNIPVLRPLIGMDKVDITEISKDIGTYETSILPFEDCCTVFLPKHPVTRPKLEDIEESEKVLNIEELIDKAIEKMIVYKVKPE, encoded by the coding sequence AGCTTCGGTGAAATTGCTTTAAAAGGTAAAAATCGTTTTTATTTTGAAAACAGACTAATAAGAAACATTAAAAATATATTAAATGAAATTGGAGAAAACAAGGTCTATAAAGAACAAAGCAAAATTTATATTGAAATAGAAAACGATTATATAGATGAAGCCATTAGAAAGCTGAGAAGAATTTTTGGTATTGTTAATATTAGCCCATGTTATAGGATAGAAAAAGATATAGATGAGATTATGAAGAGCTCATTAGAAACACTAGAAGAAGCTAGAAAACTAAAAGGTATAAAAACATTTAAGGTTGATGTAAATAGAGCAGATAAAAGGTTTGAACCTAACTCAGTAGAATTAGCTAGGGAAGTAGGAGCTTATATATTAAAAAACTCAGAAGGCTTCACAGTAGATGTTCATAATCCAGATGCATATGTGCATATAGATATTAGGACCAATTGTTATATTTATACTGACAAGATTAAAGCATATGGCGGATTACCAGTAGGTACAAATGGAAAAGGCCTATTACTGTTATCTGGAGGAATTGACAGCCCTGTAGCAGGTTTTTTAATAGCTAAAAGAGGAGTAGAGATAAGTGCAGTACATTATCATAGCTATCCATTTACGAGTGAAAGGGCAGAAGAAAAGGTTAAAACACTTGCAAAAATACTTACAAGATATTGTGGTAGAATTAAGTTGTTTAGTGTAAATATATTAGATATTCAAAAAGAGATTAATGCAAAATGCCCTGAAGATGAAATGACTATTATATCTAGAAGATTTATGATGAGAATCGCAGAAAAAATTGCATTAAAAGAAGAAATAGATGCATTGATTACAGGAGAGAGCTTAGGTCAAGTAGCTAGTCAAACGATTAAAGGAATTAATGTAACTAATTCTTCAGTTAACATACCTGTATTAAGACCTCTTATAGGTATGGACAAAGTTGACATTACAGAGATATCAAAGGATATAGGTACATATGAAACTTCAATTCTTCCATTTGAAGATTGCTGTACTGTTTTTTTACCAAAGCATCCTGTGACAAGGCCGAAATTAGAAGATATTGAAGAATCAGAGAAAGTATTAAATATTGAAGAGTTAATAGATAAAGCAATAGAAAAAATGATAGTATATAAAGTGAAACCTGAATAA